The Brevibacillus brevis genome contains a region encoding:
- a CDS encoding DUF3231 family protein, with amino-acid sequence MGVLSGNPQNEPMHYGEVFGVWMYLATTKGLIAAYQTALNQTGDHDLKSYLEDITRSMKQEVEQLEELLKVNGIGLPPTPPDRPVANLESIPAGARLNDPEIATGVSRDIAAGLLTCSQMMAQSIREDIGMLFGQYHVAKAQFGLRLLRILKEKGWLVPPPLHMQAPELVHA; translated from the coding sequence ATGGGTGTTTTATCAGGCAATCCACAAAATGAACCCATGCATTATGGTGAGGTTTTTGGAGTATGGATGTATCTGGCAACAACAAAGGGCTTGATTGCTGCTTATCAAACAGCACTCAACCAGACTGGTGATCATGATCTGAAAAGCTATCTCGAAGACATTACGCGAAGCATGAAACAAGAAGTGGAACAACTGGAAGAGTTACTCAAAGTGAATGGGATTGGATTGCCACCTACACCACCGGATCGCCCGGTAGCTAATCTGGAAAGCATTCCGGCCGGTGCTCGTCTTAATGACCCTGAGATCGCTACCGGTGTGTCAAGGGACATTGCAGCCGGATTGCTTACTTGCAGTCAAATGATGGCTCAATCCATCCGAGAAGATATCGGAATGCTTTTTGGTCAGTACCATGTTGCAAAAGCGCAATTTGGTCTCAGATTGCTGCGGATTTTAAAAGAAAAAGGCTGGTTGGTTCCGCCGCCACTTCATATGCAAGCGCCAGAGCTTGTCCATGCCTAA
- a CDS encoding DUF2243 domain-containing protein: MIGAFLFGVGIIGMLDGIIFHQILQWHSVDMYGDRHHQIMSDGFFHLFVTVIIFISGILLWKSNPVGTAYYFWSSFFLGAGTFNLMEGIVNHHLLQIHHVKPGPSQFLFDIYYDLFALLLIGIGWLLYRRTKSK, from the coding sequence ATGATCGGTGCCTTTCTTTTTGGAGTAGGCATCATTGGCATGCTGGATGGCATTATCTTTCACCAAATTTTACAGTGGCATAGTGTAGACATGTATGGAGATCGACACCATCAAATCATGAGTGATGGTTTTTTCCATTTATTCGTGACGGTCATCATTTTCATTTCGGGCATTCTTCTGTGGAAAAGCAACCCTGTAGGAACAGCGTATTATTTCTGGAGCAGTTTTTTCCTCGGAGCTGGTACATTTAACTTGATGGAAGGAATCGTTAACCACCATCTCCTGCAAATTCACCACGTCAAGCCGGGCCCATCTCAATTTTTATTCGATATTTATTACGATCTTTTTGCACTTCTGCTAATTGGGATCGGATGGCTACTGTATAGGCGAACTAAATCAAAATAA
- a CDS encoding ADP-ribosylglycohydrolase family protein, with amino-acid sequence MELLDRYTGSLLGLAVGDALGTTLEFRKPGTFEPLTEMVGGGPFHLKAGEWTDDTSMALCLAESLITKNGFDPVDQMNRYVAWFREGYMSCKDHCFDIGNITKEALWRFEQTKNPFSGSDHPMSAGNGSIMRLAPVALYYAKQPALAIEYCAQSSRTTHATAKAVDGCRFFGALLMGALQGISKEELLADSFSPVADLWEKQPLDPDIARVANGSYKRKTRKEIKGSGYVVDSLEVALWAFYSSSSFEEGLFLAVNLGDDADTTGAVYGQLAGAYYGVEGLPQRMLALLAKRELMEEFAQKLYEHATR; translated from the coding sequence GTGGAACTGCTTGACCGTTATACGGGAAGTCTGCTAGGGTTGGCCGTTGGTGATGCACTTGGCACTACTTTAGAATTTCGCAAACCGGGTACCTTCGAGCCGCTTACAGAAATGGTCGGGGGAGGACCGTTCCATTTAAAGGCGGGGGAATGGACGGATGATACGTCGATGGCCCTGTGCCTGGCTGAGAGCTTGATTACGAAAAACGGCTTCGATCCGGTTGATCAGATGAACCGATATGTAGCTTGGTTTCGAGAGGGGTATATGAGCTGCAAGGATCATTGCTTCGATATCGGGAATATCACCAAAGAAGCGCTGTGGCGTTTTGAGCAGACAAAAAATCCGTTCAGCGGATCTGACCATCCGATGTCGGCAGGGAATGGCTCCATTATGAGACTAGCACCTGTCGCGCTCTATTATGCCAAGCAACCGGCGCTCGCCATCGAATACTGCGCGCAAAGTTCTCGTACTACACACGCGACGGCAAAGGCAGTAGACGGCTGTCGGTTTTTCGGGGCATTGCTCATGGGGGCTCTACAGGGTATTTCCAAAGAGGAGTTGCTTGCTGATTCGTTCTCTCCAGTAGCCGATCTATGGGAAAAGCAACCGCTTGATCCTGATATCGCCCGTGTTGCAAATGGTTCCTACAAAAGGAAAACAAGGAAAGAGATCAAAGGATCGGGGTATGTCGTCGATTCGCTTGAAGTGGCGCTTTGGGCTTTTTATTCCAGTAGTTCTTTTGAAGAAGGCCTGTTCCTAGCGGTAAACCTCGGCGATGATGCGGATACGACAGGAGCAGTCTACGGTCAATTGGCAGGTGCTTATTACGGAGTAGAGGGCTTGCCTCAACGGATGCTTGCGCTGTTGGCCAAGCGAGAATTGATGGAGGAGTTCGCGCAGAAATTGTACGAGCACGCTACCCGTTAA
- a CDS encoding DUF3817 domain-containing protein: MMKSALGRFRLIGLIEGISYLVLLGIAMPLKYFWDYPAAVKIAGSLHGLFFVLYILALAHVTMTNKWSFMKVIGAFIASLLPFGNFVLDARLKKEQ, from the coding sequence ATGATGAAATCTGCCCTCGGACGCTTCCGTCTCATCGGCCTGATCGAAGGTATCTCGTATCTGGTACTTCTCGGGATTGCTATGCCGCTCAAGTATTTTTGGGATTATCCAGCCGCAGTGAAAATTGCCGGCTCGCTTCATGGATTGTTTTTTGTCCTGTATATTTTGGCGTTGGCACATGTTACAATGACCAATAAGTGGTCCTTCATGAAAGTGATCGGTGCTTTTATCGCTTCATTACTGCCGTTCGGCAACTTTGTTCTGGATGCACGCCTGAAAAAAGAGCAGTAA
- a CDS encoding PadR family transcriptional regulator — MSLKLLVLGLLMEGEKHPYEVQQQVKARGMDCYMKYAKGSLYYAFDQLEKSGMIEVKEVIRETSRPDKTMYGITPKGEEQFQELLLEELQKPMQLTNPIYAALTFASYGDPQKMDEALEVNIREVRRLAGLLESIQEQKRERLSWGARTILIGAIEHLQAEMRWMERIREDAWGR; from the coding sequence ATGAGTCTAAAATTGCTTGTTCTGGGATTGCTGATGGAAGGGGAGAAGCATCCCTACGAGGTTCAGCAGCAGGTGAAGGCCAGGGGAATGGATTGTTACATGAAATACGCCAAAGGTTCCCTTTACTATGCCTTCGACCAACTGGAAAAGAGCGGGATGATTGAGGTCAAAGAAGTCATTCGTGAGACTAGCCGCCCAGATAAGACGATGTATGGGATCACGCCAAAAGGCGAAGAGCAATTTCAAGAGCTTCTCTTGGAAGAACTGCAAAAACCGATGCAGCTGACCAATCCGATCTACGCAGCTCTTACTTTTGCATCGTACGGTGATCCACAGAAAATGGATGAGGCCTTGGAAGTTAACATCCGGGAGGTAAGACGGTTAGCTGGATTATTGGAATCGATTCAGGAGCAAAAAAGAGAGAGGCTTAGTTGGGGAGCACGAACGATTCTGATCGGAGCCATTGAGCATTTGCAAGCAGAGATGCGCTGGATGGAACGCATCCGAGAAGATGCCTGGGGCCGTTGA
- a CDS encoding MDR family MFS transporter yields the protein MIARESKVNMVVAGLLLGLLMASMDNTIVATAMATIVGEMGGMDKFVWVTSAYMVATMAGMPIFGKLSDMYGRKRFYVFGLIVFLLGSILCGTANSIVELSIYRAIQGIGGGALMPIAFTIIFDVFPPEKRGKMTGLFGAVFGTSSVFGPLLGAYITEYVSWHWIFYINVPIGAVSLWLISMYYKESLEYRKQSIDWWGAITLVGAVVSLMFALELGGNQYAWDSMQIIGLFSSFFLLFVIFLFVEKRASDPIISFSMFKKRLFATTNAIALLYGAAFIIATVYLPIFIQGVYGGSATNAGLLLTPMMLGSVAGSQLGGFLTTKTSFRNIMLLSAVFFIPGIFLLSTLTPDIPRSIVTLYMVIAGFGVGFSFSTLGISAIHGFDMRQRGSASSTNSFSRSLGMTLGITVFGILQRNSFENGMFSAFGGQEMTNAITDPRAILTPEARESIPAPVLDQMIDILASSIANTFMWALVPAVLALVCILLMGNDRALAKSPSAPKPKLERG from the coding sequence ATGATAGCAAGAGAAAGTAAAGTGAATATGGTGGTGGCGGGGCTGCTGCTTGGTCTCCTGATGGCTTCCATGGACAATACCATTGTCGCGACGGCGATGGCCACGATTGTCGGCGAGATGGGCGGCATGGATAAGTTTGTTTGGGTGACATCAGCGTACATGGTCGCTACGATGGCGGGGATGCCGATCTTTGGCAAACTCTCCGATATGTATGGGCGAAAACGTTTTTACGTATTTGGTCTTATTGTATTTTTGTTAGGGTCCATTTTATGCGGGACGGCAAACAGCATCGTCGAGTTGAGCATTTATCGCGCGATTCAAGGGATTGGCGGCGGAGCGTTGATGCCGATTGCCTTCACGATTATTTTTGACGTATTCCCGCCGGAGAAGCGCGGAAAGATGACGGGACTTTTCGGAGCTGTATTCGGTACTTCCAGTGTATTTGGCCCATTGCTTGGAGCGTATATTACGGAATATGTCAGCTGGCATTGGATCTTTTACATCAATGTGCCGATTGGGGCGGTGTCCCTCTGGTTGATCTCGATGTATTACAAGGAGTCGCTGGAATACCGCAAGCAGAGCATTGACTGGTGGGGAGCGATTACGCTTGTCGGTGCTGTAGTGAGTCTGATGTTTGCACTGGAGCTGGGCGGCAATCAATACGCGTGGGATTCGATGCAGATTATCGGCTTGTTCTCTTCCTTTTTCTTGTTGTTTGTGATTTTTCTATTTGTCGAGAAGCGGGCATCTGATCCGATTATATCGTTCTCCATGTTCAAGAAGCGGTTATTTGCTACGACAAATGCGATTGCACTGTTGTATGGAGCTGCTTTCATTATTGCTACGGTGTACCTGCCGATTTTTATCCAAGGGGTATATGGTGGTTCAGCGACGAATGCCGGATTGCTGTTGACACCGATGATGCTCGGCTCGGTTGCCGGCAGCCAGCTAGGCGGATTTCTGACGACGAAGACCAGCTTCCGCAATATTATGCTTCTGTCCGCAGTCTTTTTCATACCAGGTATTTTTCTTTTGAGTACACTGACGCCTGATATTCCTCGTTCGATCGTTACGCTTTATATGGTAATTGCAGGGTTTGGCGTGGGCTTTTCTTTCTCCACCTTGGGAATTTCAGCGATTCATGGCTTTGATATGCGACAAAGAGGCTCGGCCAGTTCGACGAACTCTTTTTCCCGTTCATTGGGGATGACATTGGGGATCACCGTGTTTGGGATCTTGCAACGCAACTCGTTTGAAAACGGCATGTTCTCTGCCTTCGGAGGTCAAGAGATGACGAATGCCATTACGGACCCGCGAGCGATTTTGACACCAGAAGCACGCGAATCCATTCCGGCTCCTGTTTTGGATCAAATGATCGATATTCTCGCTTCTTCGATTGCGAATACGTTTATGTGGGCGCTCGTTCCTGCTGTTCTTGCTCTCGTGTGCATTTTGCTGATGGGAAATGATCGGGCGCTGGCGAAATCGCCTTCCGCACCGAAACCGAAACTGGAACGCGGATAG
- the bla gene encoding subclass B1 metallo-beta-lactamase, which produces MKTHKGWIGKAVCSLFLTVAVALTSFSDQTVAQATTSSPTQITNPGKSIVLTKLNDKVWLHTSYHEWNGTTYDHNGVIVSTSKGVVLIDTAWGDNQKTEELLQMIKKHWKKDVVLALITHAHDDSISGIRALLDQKIDVRSTRLTAKLAKEYGYPSPNPTLDEKPVIKVGDTILEAYYPGEGHSKDNITVWLPQSKILFGGCFVKALGANDLGNLSDANVEQWDDSVQKVIEKYPQVETVVPGHGKTGGKNLLDHTMELIKQHSQEQETALK; this is translated from the coding sequence TTGAAGACTCATAAGGGTTGGATAGGGAAAGCTGTATGTAGTTTGTTCCTGACAGTCGCTGTTGCTCTGACATCTTTTTCTGATCAAACGGTTGCCCAAGCTACAACATCAAGTCCCACTCAGATTACCAATCCAGGGAAAAGCATTGTGTTAACAAAATTAAATGACAAAGTATGGTTACATACATCCTATCATGAGTGGAATGGCACAACCTATGACCACAATGGCGTAATCGTTTCTACTTCCAAAGGAGTCGTCCTGATTGATACAGCCTGGGGGGACAACCAAAAAACGGAAGAGCTATTACAGATGATCAAGAAGCATTGGAAGAAAGACGTTGTACTGGCTCTGATTACGCATGCACATGATGACAGCATTTCAGGTATCCGGGCTTTACTCGATCAAAAAATAGACGTACGCAGTACACGTTTGACGGCAAAACTAGCGAAAGAATATGGATATCCTTCTCCCAATCCGACACTTGATGAAAAGCCGGTAATAAAGGTAGGCGACACCATCTTAGAAGCCTATTATCCTGGGGAAGGGCATTCGAAAGATAACATTACCGTTTGGCTTCCCCAATCCAAAATATTATTCGGTGGATGCTTCGTCAAAGCATTGGGTGCTAACGACCTCGGAAATCTTTCAGATGCCAATGTAGAGCAGTGGGATGACTCCGTTCAGAAGGTAATCGAAAAATATCCACAGGTCGAAACCGTTGTACCTGGACATGGGAAAACGGGAGGCAAAAACTTACTTGATCACACCATGGAGCTAATCAAACAACATTCCCAGGAGCAAGAAACTGCTCTGAAATGA
- a CDS encoding FHA domain-containing protein, which yields MIDNGAYLLVKKGDPSQFATRKYLTKDRCTIGRRGTSFQLDITFNSPYISRMHAAFQRIGNDYKIIDLESKHGTEVNGTPLHYSSHILRHGDQISLSKGVAELVFLREVNRLDDTVELPFTQPKSDSLLPGLEIHLERREVRVDGTRLHLTGKDMDLLKLLYQKANNAVSFEEIMLTVWPERMLHEGNVPDVGRVEVNALVYRLRKKLRRYGQQIMTIPRYGYRLDV from the coding sequence ATGATAGACAACGGTGCATACTTACTCGTAAAAAAAGGGGACCCCAGCCAATTTGCCACGCGCAAATATCTCACCAAGGATCGCTGTACAATCGGTCGGAGGGGGACTAGTTTTCAACTGGACATTACATTTAACAGTCCGTACATTTCGAGAATGCATGCAGCCTTTCAAAGGATCGGGAACGATTACAAGATTATCGATCTGGAAAGCAAGCATGGCACAGAGGTAAACGGGACGCCGCTTCATTATTCCTCTCACATTCTTCGTCACGGGGATCAAATAAGCTTGTCAAAAGGGGTAGCAGAGCTCGTCTTTTTACGAGAGGTCAATAGACTGGATGATACGGTAGAGCTCCCTTTCACGCAGCCAAAGAGCGATTCGCTTTTGCCAGGTTTAGAGATTCATCTGGAGAGAAGAGAAGTTCGTGTCGACGGGACCAGACTGCATTTGACCGGAAAAGATATGGATCTGCTGAAGCTTCTCTACCAAAAGGCGAACAATGCCGTTAGTTTTGAAGAAATTATGCTGACAGTCTGGCCGGAGCGAATGCTGCATGAAGGGAATGTCCCAGATGTTGGACGAGTGGAAGTCAATGCGCTCGTGTATCGATTAAGGAAAAAGCTTCGGCGCTACGGGCAGCAAATCATGACGATTCCGCGATATGGATATCGCCTAGATGTTTGA
- the blaBBI gene encoding BBI family class A beta-lactamase, producing the protein MKVYQSRLFGFTVKTIFLTLLTLTGCSSPEAPVVKTETPASAMDIKFAALENKFDARLGVYAIDTETDLAVAYRQDERFAFASTYKALAAGAVLHQKPLEELDKVITYTKDDLVTYSPITEKHVATGMTLREVADAAVRYSDNTAGNLLFKELGGPKGFESALRQIGDSVTTSERYETELNEAKPEDIRDTSTPKALATSLRAYTVGDVLPSDKQTILIEWLQGNTTGDKLIRAGLPKDWKVGDKTGAASYGTRNDIGIIWPPNKKPIVIAVLSSRDKQDATYDDALIAEATKVAVEALTAAKP; encoded by the coding sequence ATGAAAGTTTATCAATCTAGACTGTTCGGATTCACAGTGAAAACGATTTTTCTCACGCTTCTCACGCTCACTGGTTGCTCTTCTCCAGAAGCACCTGTCGTAAAAACGGAAACGCCAGCATCTGCTATGGATATAAAGTTCGCTGCGCTGGAAAACAAGTTTGATGCGAGGCTCGGCGTATATGCGATTGACACCGAAACAGATTTGGCAGTTGCTTACCGTCAGGATGAACGATTCGCTTTTGCCTCTACGTACAAGGCTTTAGCCGCAGGTGCAGTCTTGCATCAGAAACCGTTGGAAGAGCTAGACAAAGTCATCACCTACACGAAGGATGATCTCGTGACTTATTCACCCATCACAGAAAAACACGTAGCGACCGGGATGACTCTTCGCGAGGTTGCAGACGCCGCGGTTCGCTATAGTGACAACACGGCGGGAAATCTGTTGTTCAAAGAACTGGGTGGACCTAAAGGCTTTGAATCAGCCCTGAGACAGATTGGTGATAGTGTGACGACATCCGAGCGCTATGAGACAGAATTGAACGAGGCTAAACCAGAAGATATTCGCGATACAAGCACACCGAAAGCACTTGCAACGAGCTTAAGAGCCTATACGGTAGGGGATGTGCTGCCGTCTGACAAGCAGACGATTCTTATCGAGTGGCTGCAAGGCAACACGACGGGAGACAAGTTGATTCGGGCGGGCCTCCCCAAAGACTGGAAGGTCGGAGATAAGACGGGAGCCGCAAGCTATGGAACGCGAAACGATATAGGTATCATATGGCCACCGAATAAAAAGCCCATTGTCATTGCAGTGTTGTCTAGCAGAGATAAGCAGGACGCCACTTATGATGATGCGCTCATTGCTGAAGCTACGAAGGTTGCTGTTGAAGCACTGACGGCTGCAAAACCGTAA
- the blaI gene encoding penicillinase repressor BlaI, with protein MSTSMPSISEAEWRVMNVLWEKSPLTANEIISSLQGQTDWNPKTVRTLLNRLVQKNAVGVNQNQRVYTFYPLYSQNECQHAEAKSFLERIYSGALKSMLVQFIQKESLSDEEIQELRSILDAKQASTDHPKK; from the coding sequence GTGTCTACATCCATGCCAAGTATTTCAGAAGCGGAATGGCGAGTCATGAACGTGCTATGGGAAAAGTCACCGCTGACGGCCAACGAGATTATTTCCTCCTTGCAAGGTCAAACGGATTGGAACCCAAAAACAGTACGTACTCTTTTGAATCGTTTGGTTCAAAAAAATGCCGTTGGAGTCAATCAAAACCAAAGAGTCTATACGTTTTATCCGTTGTACTCACAAAATGAATGCCAGCACGCCGAGGCAAAGTCATTTTTGGAGCGGATTTACAGCGGGGCTCTAAAATCAATGCTCGTCCAATTCATTCAGAAGGAATCTTTGTCGGACGAGGAGATTCAGGAGCTACGTTCCATTTTGGATGCGAAACAAGCATCGACCGATCATCCTAAAAAATAG